From BD1-7 clade bacterium, one genomic window encodes:
- the cheA_2 gene encoding Chemotaxis protein CheA has translation MADLLDKLWPAFVSEITDQLDSIELLLARASDASAIDIDHLFRNFHTIKGNCSMIGFTSMEQVAHFSEDILSAVRAGDISMSDDVVDMLLESIDRLKKQFHSAHETRENPPQDDGLIEKLQGFVETRLSDSAVAASGASRTDLLGTFTTAAKTAVPSVILGLDPNAKPALVEAAIRQLAXPARELDFKALPKSLNHFIATLHSEIDDKASQLLLVAAEIFEDLEFIAAEEGIDLGLETGARLCRAKLAAPNAEQLAQLHRLLAELADKPEADWQADTFVELVNTANRLSHYSQLQRYSALNANWRYAKQLVIETSRGYIRFGPSMISGLQAVVELAQQHAGEDDFDARCQQALETLQTSTAKQNNASDEILGIKAWIIEHSDLVEASLADLKLEILQQIRDRLEQDLRAVEIDIDFSNEEISEKVLMAVRNLGELMHSRTMFHDIVGGVAQRTSFCFMIMTQKPLADVRQVLGIIDKGHNTFTILADQHEASQSSDVVDAEDVTSSVDDSAADEDGTITTVAADTADLDVASADLDDAAELVNETAMSLSWLRVEGAVVDRLISDVGELVTVYNRQSHRIMQEDFQVHLNALKGLRDNPAVAGALDYLEHLHDELRNTNETLNTQLNSLQTGALNLRVVPISYAFNRFHKFVRSTAKKLGKDVNFSVTGDHVKVDKGMIDRLSEPLAHMIRNAIDHGLESPEERQSLDKSKSGSVSLSAEQASDFVRVEVADDGRGLDRDGILAKSIEKGILQAGEEYTDERVFLSIFEPGFSTSETLTETSGRGVGMDVVKTRMAEVGGSVSVRSAPGEGTRVQLLIPVSAAMQSVILIENDGQTLAIPERFIEEVVHIKMDALQLIQGQTVTMVRDNIVPLYGLRRLISGRQQELLTTDEVEVVIIANDQHTMGLVVDAAIGRTEVLVRETHASLKYMTGVSNAAILGDGSVVIILDCEGLFQLAVSNAQNLLAALPAGEIVTGD, from the coding sequence ATGGCAGATCTTCTGGATAAACTCTGGCCGGCCTTTGTCAGTGAAATAACCGATCAGTTAGACAGTATCGAACTGTTGCTTGCGCGTGCCAGTGATGCGTCAGCGATCGATATTGATCACCTGTTCCGTAATTTCCACACGATCAAAGGCAATTGTTCCATGATTGGTTTTACCAGCATGGAACAGGTCGCACATTTCAGTGAGGATATTCTTTCGGCAGTGCGTGCCGGGGATATTTCGATGAGTGACGATGTTGTCGACATGTTGCTGGAATCCATCGATCGCCTGAAAAAGCAGTTTCACAGTGCCCACGAGACTCGCGAAAACCCACCACAAGATGACGGCCTGATTGAAAAACTGCAGGGGTTTGTGGAAACCCGACTCAGCGATTCTGCTGTTGCTGCATCCGGCGCCAGTCGTACTGACTTGCTAGGTACCTTCACCACGGCCGCAAAAACGGCAGTACCCTCGGTGATTTTGGGGCTGGATCCCAATGCCAAGCCCGCGCTTGTTGAGGCGGCCATTCGCCAACTAGCCGNCCCTGCACGTGAACTCGACTTTAAAGCCCTACCGAAAAGTCTTAACCACTTTATTGCCACGCTGCACAGTGAAATTGATGACAAGGCCAGCCAACTGCTGTTGGTCGCTGCAGAAATTTTTGAAGATCTGGAATTTATCGCAGCAGAAGAAGGTATTGATCTAGGGCTTGAAACCGGTGCACGCCTGTGTCGCGCCAAGTTGGCTGCGCCGAATGCAGAGCAGCTTGCCCAGTTGCACCGTTTGTTGGCTGAACTGGCTGACAAACCGGAAGCTGACTGGCAAGCCGATACCTTTGTTGAATTAGTCAATACAGCGAATCGTTTGTCGCATTACAGTCAGTTGCAGCGTTATTCGGCACTGAATGCCAATTGGCGTTATGCCAAGCAGTTGGTGATCGAAACCTCCCGGGGTTATATCCGCTTTGGCCCGAGCATGATTTCCGGTTTGCAGGCGGTGGTTGAGCTGGCCCAGCAGCATGCCGGTGAAGACGATTTTGATGCGCGGTGCCAGCAGGCACTTGAAACACTGCAAACCAGTACAGCGAAACAAAACAACGCCAGCGATGAAATTCTCGGTATTAAGGCGTGGATTATTGAACACTCAGATCTGGTCGAGGCATCGCTGGCAGATCTCAAACTCGAGATCCTGCAACAGATTCGTGATCGCCTCGAACAAGATTTACGTGCGGTAGAGATTGATATTGATTTCTCTAATGAAGAAATCAGTGAAAAGGTACTCATGGCTGTGCGCAACTTGGGCGAGCTGATGCATAGCCGCACCATGTTTCATGACATCGTTGGCGGTGTTGCACAGCGTACCTCGTTCTGTTTTATGATCATGACCCAAAAGCCCTTGGCCGATGTACGCCAGGTATTGGGTATTATTGATAAAGGTCACAATACCTTTACGATTTTGGCGGATCAACATGAGGCATCCCAGTCGAGTGATGTGGTTGACGCTGAAGATGTTACATCGTCAGTTGACGATTCAGCCGCAGACGAAGACGGCACTATAACGACTGTAGCTGCAGATACTGCTGATCTGGATGTGGCGTCTGCTGATCTGGATGATGCTGCAGAGCTGGTTAACGAAACTGCTATGTCGTTGAGCTGGTTGCGCGTAGAAGGTGCGGTGGTTGATCGATTGATTTCTGATGTTGGCGAATTAGTGACGGTGTATAACCGTCAGAGCCATCGCATTATGCAAGAAGATTTTCAGGTGCACCTGAATGCCCTTAAAGGGCTGCGTGACAACCCGGCAGTAGCTGGTGCGTTGGATTATCTGGAACATCTGCATGACGAACTGCGCAACACGAACGAAACCTTAAATACGCAACTCAATAGTTTGCAAACCGGTGCTTTGAACTTACGGGTCGTGCCAATTTCCTACGCATTTAATCGATTCCATAAATTTGTGCGTTCAACCGCTAAAAAACTTGGCAAAGACGTCAATTTTTCGGTTACCGGCGATCATGTCAAAGTCGACAAAGGCATGATTGATCGATTATCTGAGCCGCTTGCCCATATGATTCGCAATGCAATCGACCATGGTCTGGAATCGCCGGAAGAACGACAGTCATTGGATAAGTCCAAAAGCGGTTCTGTAAGCCTATCGGCAGAACAAGCCAGTGATTTTGTGCGTGTTGAAGTCGCCGATGATGGTCGTGGGTTGGATCGAGACGGTATTCTTGCGAAAAGCATTGAAAAAGGCATCCTCCAGGCCGGCGAAGAATATACTGATGAGCGGGTATTCTTGAGTATTTTTGAGCCCGGCTTCTCGACCTCTGAAACCTTAACTGAAACCTCAGGACGGGGTGTCGGTATGGATGTGGTTAAAACCCGGATGGCCGAAGTGGGCGGTTCGGTGTCAGTACGTTCTGCTCCTGGAGAAGGGACTCGGGTTCAGTTGTTGATCCCGGTCTCGGCAGCCATGCAGTCTGTCATTCTTATCGAGAATGATGGCCAGACATTGGCTATTCCAGAGCGCTTTATTGAAGAAGTTGTTCATATCAAGATGGATGCCCTGCAATTGATACAGGGGCAGACGGTCACCATGGTGCGCGATAACATCGTGCCACTCTATGGATTGCGCCGTCTGATCAGTGGTCGACAGCAGGAGCTGCTGACCACGGATGAAGTAGAAGTCGTAATAATCGCCAATGATCAACACACCATGGGGCTAGTCGTCGATGCCGCTATCGGCCGAACCGAGGTGTTAGTGAGGGAAACCCACGCTTCATTGAAATATATGACGGGAGTGTCTAATGCTGCGATTTTGGGCGACGGTAGTGTCGTTATCATTCTCGATTGTGAAGGTCTATTTCAGCTGGCCGTAAGCAATGCTCAAAACCTGTTGGCAGCGTTGCCCGCAGGCGAAATCGTAACAGGGGACTGA
- the purE_1 gene encoding N5-carboxyaminoimidazole ribonucleotide mutase yields MSDTFVAILMGSDSDLPVMEAAFEILKKFDIRFEVKVSSAHRTPEATHNYVKDADARGCAAFICAAGMAAHLAGAVSANTLKPVIGVPINSSLDXLDALLSTVQMPAGIPVATVAIGKAGAKNAAYLATQIIGTSDADVHQALIAERKANAEAVIAKDAALQEKLANA; encoded by the coding sequence ATGAGTGACACCTTTGTTGCAATTCTGATGGGTTCAGATTCTGATTTGCCAGTTATGGAAGCGGCATTTGAGATCCTGAAAAAGTTCGACATTCGTTTTGAAGTGAAAGTATCTTCGGCTCACCGTACGCCCGAAGCGACGCACAATTACGTTAAAGATGCTGACGCCCGTGGTTGCGCAGCCTTTATCTGTGCTGCTGGTATGGCTGCTCACTTGGCGGGTGCAGTTTCTGCGAATACGCTTAAACCCGTTATTGGCGTACCTATCAACTCATCATTGGATNGGCTGGATGCATTATTATCGACAGTACAAATGCCTGCAGGTATTCCGGTAGCCACCGTTGCGATCGGTAAAGCCGGTGCGAAAAATGCCGCCTATCTGGCAACCCAAATTATTGGTACCAGTGATGCAGACGTTCACCAAGCATTAATTGCTGAGCGTAAAGCCAATGCTGAAGCTGTGATTGCGAAAGACGCAGCTCTGCAGGAAAAGCTGGCTAACGCGTAA
- the hemF gene encoding Oxygen-dependent coproporphyrinogen-III oxidase codes for MSAVDINAVKTYLLDLQARICAGLAEQDGGAEFVADSWQREEGGGGTSRVITHGNIIEKGGVNFSHVMGASMPASATAHRPELAGRSFQAMGVSLVIHPKNPHVPTSHANVRFFIAEKEGEDPVWWFGGGYDLTPYYLYEEDCVSWHREALNACEPFGVDVYPRYKAWCDDYFYLKHRNEARGVGGLFFDDLNDGGFDQCFAFMQSVGNSYLPAYQPIVERRKSLPWTDAQRDYQLHRRGRYVEFNLVFDRGTLFGLQSGGRTESILMSLPPEVRWDYMWQVEPDSEEARLLQVLQTPRDWLADGDRYVVFGNPIEHSKSPQIHQAFAEQTAHNVHYDKQRVAVDHFDTAVAAFVGAGGRGLNVTLPFKLEAYEYAARLSKRARQAGAVNTLIVESDGSVSGDNTDGVGIIADITDNLKWQIKGQEVLVLGAGGAVRGILGPLLEMEPAKVYIANRTVSKAQQLAQAFSKEGAVEALSYDQVPHHAMGLIINGTSASIAGDVPAIPAMTISTDTACYDMMYAAEPTAFMQWATQQGATKCSDGLGMLVEQAAESFRLWRGIKPATQPVIDQLRAQMSSKDA; via the coding sequence ATGAGCGCTGTCGACATCAATGCCGTAAAAACCTACTTACTGGATTTGCAGGCGCGCATTTGCGCGGGGCTTGCTGAACAGGATGGCGGTGCCGAATTTGTCGCTGACAGCTGGCAACGTGAAGAAGGTGGTGGTGGCACCAGCCGGGTTATCACGCACGGTAATATCATTGAAAAAGGTGGGGTTAATTTTTCTCACGTGATGGGGGCGTCTATGCCGGCCTCCGCGACAGCTCATCGCCCAGAATTGGCCGGGCGCAGTTTTCAGGCAATGGGTGTGTCATTGGTTATTCATCCGAAAAACCCGCATGTGCCCACCTCGCACGCCAATGTCCGTTTTTTTATCGCCGAGAAAGAAGGCGAAGATCCAGTATGGTGGTTTGGCGGTGGTTATGATTTAACGCCCTACTATTTATACGAAGAGGATTGCGTCAGTTGGCACCGTGAAGCATTGAATGCCTGTGAGCCTTTCGGTGTGGATGTTTACCCCCGCTATAAGGCGTGGTGTGATGATTACTTTTATCTGAAACACCGCAATGAAGCACGGGGTGTTGGCGGATTATTTTTTGATGATCTCAACGACGGCGGGTTTGATCAGTGTTTTGCCTTTATGCAGTCGGTAGGTAACAGCTATTTACCCGCATACCAACCTATCGTTGAGCGCCGTAAATCTCTGCCGTGGACAGACGCGCAGCGTGATTATCAGCTGCATCGCCGTGGTCGGTATGTGGAATTTAACCTGGTTTTCGACCGTGGTACCTTGTTTGGTTTGCAAAGTGGCGGTCGCACCGAATCTATTTTGATGTCACTGCCGCCAGAAGTGCGCTGGGATTATATGTGGCAGGTTGAGCCAGATTCCGAAGAAGCACGTTTACTGCAGGTGTTACAAACGCCGCGTGATTGGCTGGCTGACGGTGACCGCTACGTTGTCTTTGGTAACCCGATTGAGCACAGCAAATCACCACAGATTCACCAAGCATTTGCCGAACAAACAGCGCACAACGTTCACTACGATAAGCAACGTGTAGCGGTTGATCATTTTGATACTGCAGTGGCAGCATTTGTTGGCGCCGGCGGGCGTGGGCTGAATGTAACCCTCCCCTTTAAACTGGAAGCTTATGAATACGCTGCACGGTTAAGTAAACGTGCACGCCAGGCCGGTGCTGTGAATACGCTGATTGTCGAATCTGATGGATCAGTATCGGGTGATAACACCGATGGCGTTGGCATTATCGCCGATATTACGGATAACCTGAAGTGGCAGATTAAAGGCCAAGAAGTGTTGGTGTTGGGGGCCGGCGGTGCTGTGCGCGGTATTCTCGGGCCGTTGTTGGAAATGGAACCGGCCAAGGTATATATCGCTAATCGTACCGTCAGCAAAGCGCAGCAATTAGCGCAAGCGTTCAGTAAAGAAGGTGCTGTGGAGGCGCTGTCTTATGACCAAGTTCCACACCATGCAATGGGGCTGATTATTAATGGTACATCGGCCAGTATTGCGGGAGATGTACCGGCGATACCGGCGATGACCATCAGTACGGATACGGCCTGTTACGACATGATGTATGCAGCCGAGCCAACCGCATTTATGCAATGGGCAACACAGCAAGGTGCAACAAAATGCAGTGATGGTTTGGGGATGCTGGTAGAACAAGCGGCAGAGTCGTTCCGCTTATGGCGTGGTATAAAACCTGCCACGCAGCCAGTGATTGACCAGCTGCGCGCGCAGATGTCATCCAAAGACGCCTGA
- the trg_1 gene encoding Methyl-accepting chemotaxis protein III, which yields MTLMVVFCAGAGYLGFTRLSGSLDEVTGPVWETAEGANETNRSVLLQMLSVEKMMNAETAQGDNGSDNDMAALDAIAKLKDAGLLNAAEIDQIVLKQAEFDNIKSAIEEEYQSFVAINQVMNTNFETLNELIAKAKAETTKELRETLLKVSSSRKNVTSELGLKWAVADLTKETQIYLFEAKYLFESAIATNGEETQKALNITLSNLEENVMDSADTDFYTERYVNDGPYQGKSFAEAMNTATAMVISNIRQATEVGARLFEIRSQYYAHSQQLIELVNHTENAVDEKVAAEIDKISSERTRSQALILFFAATGILISILVIFKVVNVMVQWLHKTQNVMAQLASGDLNIKLENGKVGGDDLAQINEAITSVVEQFTSVVSEMVKNTQVVTDISKQITESADSISRGANDQASSVEETSASIEQMSATVLQNNNNATSTKEIAQTTADAASNSGKTVLAMVDAMRRIAEKVSIIDDIAYQTNLLALNASIEASRAGEDGRGFAVVAAEVRKLAERSKLAASEVMQMAGETVTASEKAGEELTAILPNIDHTAKLVQEISAASEEQSSGLHEITFAISQLDKVAQHNASSSLQLTKMADEMDHSIEKLDEAVRFFRLSQVN from the coding sequence ATGACCTTGATGGTCGTCTTCTGTGCGGGAGCGGGTTATCTGGGCTTTACACGCCTATCAGGATCTCTGGATGAAGTGACGGGCCCGGTTTGGGAAACCGCCGAAGGTGCCAATGAAACTAACCGCAGTGTTTTGTTGCAGATGCTGTCGGTTGAAAAAATGATGAATGCGGAGACCGCACAAGGCGACAACGGTAGCGACAATGATATGGCCGCCTTGGATGCCATCGCCAAGCTCAAGGATGCGGGCCTGTTGAATGCGGCAGAGATTGATCAAATTGTTTTAAAACAGGCTGAGTTCGACAATATTAAGTCGGCGATTGAAGAAGAGTATCAATCGTTTGTTGCGATCAATCAGGTGATGAACACCAATTTTGAAACGCTGAATGAGCTGATTGCAAAGGCCAAGGCCGAAACCACAAAAGAGTTAAGAGAAACCTTGTTGAAGGTGTCCTCCAGCCGCAAAAATGTGACCAGTGAATTGGGTTTAAAGTGGGCCGTAGCGGATCTCACCAAAGAAACACAAATCTACTTATTTGAAGCCAAGTATTTGTTCGAAAGTGCCATTGCTACCAATGGTGAAGAAACGCAAAAAGCATTGAATATCACACTCTCAAATCTGGAAGAGAATGTGATGGATTCAGCCGACACAGACTTTTATACCGAACGTTATGTGAATGATGGCCCGTATCAGGGTAAATCCTTTGCTGAAGCCATGAATACGGCGACGGCCATGGTGATCAGCAATATTCGCCAAGCGACTGAAGTGGGTGCGCGTTTGTTTGAAATTCGATCGCAGTATTATGCCCACTCTCAGCAGCTGATCGAGCTGGTGAATCACACAGAAAATGCAGTGGACGAAAAAGTCGCCGCAGAGATTGATAAGATCAGTTCTGAGCGCACTCGATCGCAGGCACTGATTTTGTTTTTTGCCGCAACCGGTATCCTGATTTCTATTTTGGTTATCTTTAAAGTTGTGAATGTGATGGTGCAGTGGTTGCACAAAACCCAGAATGTGATGGCACAGCTGGCGAGCGGTGACCTCAACATCAAGCTGGAGAATGGCAAGGTCGGCGGTGATGATCTGGCGCAAATCAATGAAGCCATTACCAGTGTGGTTGAGCAGTTTACATCGGTTGTCAGCGAGATGGTGAAAAACACCCAAGTGGTGACGGATATTTCTAAGCAGATCACTGAATCTGCCGACAGTATCAGTCGTGGCGCCAATGACCAAGCGTCCAGTGTTGAAGAAACCAGTGCCTCGATTGAGCAAATGAGCGCGACGGTACTGCAGAACAACAACAATGCGACCAGCACCAAAGAAATCGCCCAGACCACCGCCGATGCGGCTAGCAATAGCGGTAAAACGGTGTTGGCTATGGTGGATGCGATGCGCCGTATTGCCGAAAAAGTTTCGATTATCGATGATATTGCTTACCAGACTAACCTGCTGGCGTTGAACGCCTCAATTGAGGCCTCGCGTGCCGGTGAAGACGGNCGCGGTTTTGCCGTTGTTGCCGCCGAGGTGCGTAAACTGGCTGAACGCAGTAAACTGGCGGCCTCTGAAGTGATGCAAATGGCCGGTGAAACGGTAACCGCGTCAGAAAAAGCGGGCGAAGAACTGACCGCCATTCTGCCTAATATCGATCACACCGCGAAGCTTGTGCAAGAGATTTCAGCGGCGTCGGAAGAGCAATCGTCAGGCCTGCATGAAATTACATTTGCGATTTCACAGCTCGATAAAGTCGCCCAGCACAATGCCAGCTCATCGTTACAGCTCACCAAAATGGCTGATGAAATGGATCATTCCATCGAGAAGCTTGATGAAGCCGTTCGCTTCTTCCGCCTCTCCCAAGTAAATTGA
- the cheB_2 gene encoding Chemotaxis response regulator protein-glutamate methylesterase, whose translation MSDQQFNVLIVDDSFLMRRILSNILELAPEFKVCGEASDGIDALEKLTDLNPDVILLDIEMPRMGGIEFLRLSKILTDAKVIIVSSVANVDSPQAKEALELGVVDIIHKPSGVLSLDMEEQRSQELLDVIRKSVGIGVAG comes from the coding sequence ATGTCAGATCAGCAATTTAACGTCTTAATTGTCGATGACTCTTTCCTGATGCGCCGCATTCTGAGCAATATTCTCGAACTCGCTCCTGAGTTTAAAGTCTGCGGTGAAGCTAGCGACGGTATTGATGCGCTGGAAAAACTGACCGACCTGAATCCGGATGTCATCCTGCTGGATATTGAAATGCCTCGCATGGGCGGTATCGAATTTTTGCGCCTGTCCAAGATTCTGACCGATGCCAAAGTGATTATTGTGTCGTCCGTTGCCAATGTTGATTCNCCACAAGCCAAAGAAGCGCTGGAATTAGGTGTTGTCGACATCATTCATAAGCCGTCCGGTGTTCTGAGTTTGGATATGGAAGAACAACGTAGTCAGGAATTACTGGATGTTATCCGTAAATCCGTAGGTATTGGTGTAGCGGGCTAA
- the tsaC gene encoding Threonylcarbamoyl-AMP synthase translates to MNIQQSVSAIRHGAVIAYPTETVWGLGCDPFCQQAVERLLTIKDRPVDKGLIMVVADIAQLRALLPHLSAEDLQAVHAVHTPTTFLYPVVDAQIPDWVTGRHTKVAIRISQHAIVQQLCLAWGGPLISTSANPASCQPATEIFQLRRYFSNTVPICQGRVGGDKPSTIIDIETRQILRG, encoded by the coding sequence GTGAACATTCAGCAGTCTGTATCGGCAATCCGCCATGGCGCAGTGATTGCTTACCCGACCGAAACCGTCTGGGGATTGGGCTGCGACCCTTTTTGTCAACAGGCGGTTGAACGCCTGTTGACCATTAAAGACCGGCCTGTGGATAAAGGCCTCATCATGGTCGTTGCGGATATTGCGCAGCTGCGTGCTTTGCTTCCCCATTTGTCGGCTGAAGATCTTCAGGCCGTGCATGCAGTTCACACCCCTACCACATTTCTATACCCTGTTGTCGATGCACAGATTCCTGATTGGGTGACAGGCAGACACACCAAAGTTGCCATCCGTATCAGTCAGCATGCAATCGTTCAACAGTTGTGTCTGGCTTGGGGCGGCCCATTAATTTCTACCTCCGCCAATCCCGCCAGTTGCCAACCCGCGACTGAAATCTTCCAGTTAAGGCGGTATTTTTCCAATACCGTACCGATTTGTCAGGGCCGCGTTGGCGGTGACAAACCCAGTACCATCATCGATATAGAAACCCGCCAAATTTTGAGAGGCTAA
- the prlC gene encoding Oligopeptidase A gives MQQTHPSLPIFSDIDIATIETQLDGMLADSRKTIDTLATVEQPDWQNFALPLQNMDMALEDFFSPISHLNGVKNNDELRDVYQNCITKLTEYGSEVGQNAALFAAYERFAANPENGIDTAAQHQWLAHALRDFRLSGIALPEEQQTRFKAINARLAELGQTFSNHVLDATHAWHKHITDKNALAGLPESALQMLAQQAETRDKDGYLLTLDFPVYHAVITYADDRALRQEIYQAFMTRASDQGPQAGEFDNSEYMGETLALRHELAGLLDFSSYAERSLVTKMADSVAQVTGFLRELGTKARPYAEKELATLRTYAQETCGIDDLQSWDFSYISEKYRQSYFALSDEKLREYFPLTKVLDGLFALTEQMFAVSITEETDFDHYHPDVRFFTIRRDGQCVAGFYLDLYARQHKRGGAWMADCRSRYVRADGGEEIPVAFLVCNFRPATGDQPALLGHGEVTTLFHEFGHGLHHMLTAQKVAGISGIAGVEWDAVELPSQFMENWCWQAETIAMISQHFETGEALPATMLDAMLAAKNFNEGLMTLRQVEFALFDMLIHADTSITSAKQIQVTLDNVRQEVAVLSPPTFVRFQHGFSHIFAGGYAAGYFSYKWAEVLSADAFAAFEENGLFDKPTSQAFLHEILEVGSSRPAAESFEAFRGRAPSIDALLRHGGLAA, from the coding sequence ATGCAACAGACACATCCCTCCCTACCAATCTTCAGTGACATCGATATTGCGACCATTGAAACGCAATTGGATGGCATGTTGGCTGATAGCCGCAAGACTATTGATACGCTGGCAACTGTTGAGCAGCCGGATTGGCAAAACTTTGCGTTACCGCTGCAAAATATGGACATGGCACTGGAAGATTTTTTCAGCCCGATTAGTCATTTGAACGGTGTTAAAAATAATGACGAGCTTCGCGATGTCTACCAAAACTGTATTACCAAACTGACCGAATACGGCAGCGAAGTGGGCCAGAACGCCGCGTTGTTTGCCGCCTATGAGCGTTTTGCCGCTAACCCGGAAAACGGCATCGATACTGCAGCGCAGCACCAATGGTTAGCGCATGCGTTACGCGATTTTCGGTTATCGGGTATTGCGCTACCGGAAGAACAACAAACACGCTTCAAAGCAATCAATGCGCGCCTGGCGGAACTGGGGCAGACATTCTCCAACCATGTGCTGGATGCAACCCACGCGTGGCACAAGCACATCACAGATAAGAACGCCCTGGCAGGTTTGCCGGAATCCGCCTTGCAGATGCTCGCGCAGCAGGCTGAAACGCGTGATAAAGACGGTTATTTACTCACGCTAGATTTCCCCGTGTATCACGCGGTGATTACGTATGCCGATGACCGAGCTTTGCGTCAGGAAATCTACCAGGCCTTTATGACCCGTGCATCTGATCAAGGGCCGCAGGCTGGTGAGTTCGACAATAGCGAGTATATGGGTGAAACCTTGGCGTTGCGTCATGAATTGGCCGGTTTGCTCGACTTTAGTAGCTATGCAGAACGCTCACTGGTAACCAAAATGGCTGACAGTGTTGCGCAGGTGACCGGATTTTTACGAGAGCTAGGCACCAAGGCGCGCCCATATGCTGAGAAAGAACTGGCGACCTTGCGCACTTATGCTCAAGAGACCTGCGGCATTGATGATCTGCAATCCTGGGATTTTTCTTATATCAGTGAAAAATACCGTCAGTCATACTTTGCGCTGTCAGACGAAAAGCTGCGGGAATATTTTCCGTTAACAAAGGTGCTCGACGGCTTGTTTGCTTTAACCGAGCAAATGTTTGCGGTATCCATCACCGAAGAAACGGATTTTGATCATTACCACCCGGATGTCCGCTTCTTTACCATTCGCCGTGATGGTCAATGTGTCGCCGGTTTCTATCTGGATTTGTATGCACGTCAACACAAACGTGGTGGTGCCTGGATGGCGGATTGTCGCAGTCGCTATGTGCGTGCAGACGGCGGGGAAGAAATTCCAGTGGCGTTTTTGGTGTGTAACTTTCGTCCAGCGACCGGTGATCAACCCGCGTTACTGGGGCATGGTGAAGTGACTACCCTATTCCACGAATTTGGCCATGGTCTGCACCATATGCTGACGGCGCAAAAAGTTGCTGGGATATCCGGTATCGCCGGTGTCGAGTGGGATGCTGTCGAGCTACCAAGCCAGTTTATGGAAAACTGGTGTTGGCAAGCCGAAACCATTGCCATGATCAGCCAGCACTTTGAAACCGGTGAAGCGCTGCCAGCAACAATGTTGGACGCCATGTTAGCGGCCAAGAACTTCAACGAAGGCCTGATGACCTTGCGGCAGGTGGAGTTTGCCTTGTTTGATATGCTGATTCACGCGGATACCAGCATCACGAGCGCAAAACAGATACAGGTAACGCTTGATAACGTAAGACAAGAAGTCGCCGTCTTATCGCCACCGACATTTGTGCGTTTTCAGCACGGCTTCAGCCATATTTTTGCAGGCGGTTATGCGGCTGGATATTTCAGTTACAAATGGGCAGAAGTTCTGTCTGCAGATGCATTTGCCGCGTTTGAAGAAAACGGGTTATTTGATAAGCCAACCAGCCAAGCGTTTTTGCATGAAATCCTGGAAGTCGGAAGTTCACGACCCGCGGCTGAATCCTTCGAGGCATTCCGTGGCCGGGCACCGTCCATTGATGCTTTGCTTCGACATGGCGGGTTAGCTGCTTAA
- the yrdA_1 gene encoding Protein YrdA, protein MKHENREMSVRPFNGKTPQLGQRVFVDMTAVIIGDVTLGDDSSVWPQTVIRGDMHQIRIGARTSIQDNCVCHITHAGPYNTNGWPLFVGDDCTIAHSVTLHGCRIGDRVLIGMGSIVMDGATIEDNVVLGANSLVPPGKTLESGYLYTGSPARKVRELTDKELAYFTYSANNYCKLKDQYL, encoded by the coding sequence TTGAAACACGAGAATCGCGAGATGTCTGTTCGCCCGTTTAATGGCAAAACACCGCAACTAGGACAACGTGTCTTTGTTGATATGACAGCCGTTATCATCGGCGATGTCACTCTGGGTGATGATAGTTCCGTTTGGCCGCAAACCGTTATTCGCGGTGATATGCACCAGATACGCATCGGTGCGCGCACCAGCATTCAAGATAACTGTGTTTGCCATATTACCCATGCAGGGCCCTACAATACCAACGGCTGGCCACTTTTTGTCGGCGATGATTGCACCATTGCCCACTCCGTTACCTTACATGGCTGCCGAATTGGTGATCGTGTACTGATCGGAATGGGTTCCATTGTCATGGATGGAGCAACGATCGAAGACAATGTTGTACTCGGTGCCAATTCGCTGGTTCCCCCCGGTAAAACACTGGAGAGCGGCTACCTGTATACAGGTTCGCCGGCCCGCAAGGTGCGTGAGCTAACCGATAAGGAATTAGCCTACTTTACCTATTCGGCCAACAACTACTGCAAACTAAAAGATCAGTATCTATAA